The genomic segment CCGGCCCGCCCGCCCCGGCGCACCTGCGCGGCATGCTGGGCCGCTGGTGGGGCGAGGGTTTCGAGTACGTCTTCTCCTGGCACGACGGGACGCTGCGGGCGCGTGGCGCGGACGACCCGGCCGGGAAGCCGCCCGCCGTTTTCGCGCCGCTGCCGGACCGGCCGGACGTGTTCCGCACGGTCTCCGGCCGCGAGGCGGGGGAGTTGCTGCGGCTGACCCGCGACGAGCGCGGCGTGGTGGTCCGGATGCACTGGGCGACCTACCGTTTCACCCGCACCCAGGAGACCTTCGACGGGTACGACTTCCGCGCCGGCGGCTGACCGCCGGCCACCCGAAATGGGCGCGGTGCGTACGGTGCCGACCCGATACGATGGAGGGGTACGCCGCGCCAGCAGGGCCCGGCGCCCGAGAAGCGGAGAGCAGGTGGCGCAGGGCCCGACGGGCCCGACCTATGACCGGCACCCCACCTCCCGGCACGCCGCGTGTGCAGACCAGGATCACGGTCGGAGACCAGAAGATCATGGTGAACCTGCTCGGCGCGGGCGACGAGATCCTGCGGCTCGTCGAGCGCTCGATCGACAGCGACGTCCACGTCCGCGGCAACGAGATCACCATCACCGGCGCCCCCGCCGACAACGCCCTCGCCGAGCGCCTCTTCAGTGAGCTGCTCGAACTGATCGAGAAAGGCGAGACCCTGACCACAGACGCGGTACGGCGTACCGTCGGCATGCTCGAGCAGGGCGGCAGCGAGCGGCCCGCCGAGGTGCTGACGCTCAACATCCTCTCCCGGCGCGGCCGCACCATCCGTCCCAAGACGCTGGGGCAGAAGAAGTACGTCGACGCGATCGACGCCCACACCATCGTCTTCGGCATCGGCCCGGCGGGTACCGGCAAGACGTACCTGGCGATGGCGAAGGCCGTCCAGGCGCTCCAGGCCAAGCAGGTCAACCGGATCATCCTGACCCGGCCGGCGGTCGAGGCGGGCGAGCGGCTGGGCTTCCTGCCCGGCACCCTGAACGAGAAGATCGACCCCTACCTGCGCCCGCTCTACGACGCGCTGCACGACATGCTCGACCCGGAGACCATCCCCAAGCTGATGGCCGCCGGGACGATCGAGGTCGCGCCGCTGGCATACATGCGCGGAAGAACCCTTAATGACGCGTTCATCATCCTGGACGAGGCGCAGAACACCACGCCCGAGCAGATGAAGATGTTCCTCACCCGGCTCGGCTTCGGCTCCAAGATCGTCGTCACCGGTGACGTCACCCAGGTGGACCTTCCCGGCGGGACGACGAGCGGCCTGCGAGTGGTCCGGGAGATCCTGAACAACGTCGAGGACGTGCACTTCGCCCAGCTCTCCAGCTCCGACGTGGTGCGTCACAAGCTGGTGGGCGAGATCGTCGACGCGTACGCCCGCTGGGACGCCG from the Micromonospora sp. WMMA1947 genome contains:
- a CDS encoding PhoH family protein codes for the protein MTGTPPPGTPRVQTRITVGDQKIMVNLLGAGDEILRLVERSIDSDVHVRGNEITITGAPADNALAERLFSELLELIEKGETLTTDAVRRTVGMLEQGGSERPAEVLTLNILSRRGRTIRPKTLGQKKYVDAIDAHTIVFGIGPAGTGKTYLAMAKAVQALQAKQVNRIILTRPAVEAGERLGFLPGTLNEKIDPYLRPLYDALHDMLDPETIPKLMAAGTIEVAPLAYMRGRTLNDAFIILDEAQNTTPEQMKMFLTRLGFGSKIVVTGDVTQVDLPGGTTSGLRVVREILNNVEDVHFAQLSSSDVVRHKLVGEIVDAYARWDAERENQQAQSVHAVPGRTAQGGRAGRRR